Proteins encoded together in one Oncorhynchus mykiss isolate Arlee chromosome 7, USDA_OmykA_1.1, whole genome shotgun sequence window:
- the LOC110527396 gene encoding small ubiquitin-related modifier 3, producing the protein MSEEKPKEGVKTENDHINLKVAGQDGSVVQFKIKRHTPLSKLMKAYCERQGLSIRQIRFRFDGQPINETDTPSQLEMEDEDTIDVFQQQTGGLC; encoded by the exons ATGTCGGAGGAGAAACCAAAG gagGGCGTGAAGACTGAGAACGACCACATTAACTTAAAGGTAGCCGGTCAGGACGGCTCTGTGGTTCAGTTCAAAATCAAGAGGCACACTCCGCTCAGCAAACTGATGAAGGCCTACTGCGAACGTCAG ggGCTCTCGATAAGGCAGATCAGGTTCAGGTTTGACGGACAGCCAATCAACGAGACGGACACACCTTCACAG CTGGAGATGGAGGATGAAGACACCATAGATGTTTTCCAACAGCAGACAGGCGGCCTCTGCTAA
- the LOC110527397 gene encoding pituitary tumor-transforming gene 1 protein-interacting protein isoform X2 yields the protein MYTNNSVESYSQTTNGNIYSRPGLAAVCETKNGTNCEECLKIVTCLWCQKTELCITYPVKTILPPHALCPLNDARWGRCWVNFQSLIIAMAVVGGVIIIAFLVCLFCCCKCEHIGSTRFDAKMERRTNKMKGKQEERKAEMKMRHEEIRTKYGLSGSNPYSKFS from the exons ATGTACACAAACAATTCTGTGGAATCATACAGTCAAACAACAAATGGAAATATCTACAGTAGGCCGGGTCTTGCTGCAG tgtGTGAGACTAAGAATGGAACAAACTGTGAGGAATGTCTAAAGATTGTGACG TGCCTGTGGTGTCAGAAGACTGAGTTGTGTATCACGTACCCAGTCAAAACCATCCTCCCCCCGCACGCCCTCTGCCCCCTCAACGATGCACGCTGGGGACGCTGCTGGg tgaactTCCAGTCATTGATCATCGCCATGGCGGTGGTGGGTGGAGTCATTATCATCGCCTTCCTGGTCTGCCTCTTCTGCTGCTGCAAGTGTGAACACATCGG gtctacGAGGTTCGATGCCAAGATGGAGAGACGGACCAATAAAATGAAGGGAAAACAGGAAGAGAG AAAGGCAGAGATGAAGATGAGGCATGAGGAAATCAGAACGAAATATG GTCTCAGTGGGTCCAACCCATACTCCAAATTCTCCTGA
- the LOC110527397 gene encoding pituitary tumor-transforming gene 1 protein-interacting protein isoform X1 — MMDLRSLVGLPAVLLLFGVVAVFAQTAAPRIVCETKNGTNCEECLKIVTCLWCQKTELCITYPVKTILPPHALCPLNDARWGRCWVNFQSLIIAMAVVGGVIIIAFLVCLFCCCKCEHIGSTRFDAKMERRTNKMKGKQEERKAEMKMRHEEIRTKYGLSGSNPYSKFS; from the exons ATGATGGATTTAAGGAGTTTGGTAGGCCTACCTGCTGTTCTGCTACTCTTCGGTGTAGTCGCTGTGTTCGCGCAAACTGCCGCACCTAGGATAG tgtGTGAGACTAAGAATGGAACAAACTGTGAGGAATGTCTAAAGATTGTGACG TGCCTGTGGTGTCAGAAGACTGAGTTGTGTATCACGTACCCAGTCAAAACCATCCTCCCCCCGCACGCCCTCTGCCCCCTCAACGATGCACGCTGGGGACGCTGCTGGg tgaactTCCAGTCATTGATCATCGCCATGGCGGTGGTGGGTGGAGTCATTATCATCGCCTTCCTGGTCTGCCTCTTCTGCTGCTGCAAGTGTGAACACATCGG gtctacGAGGTTCGATGCCAAGATGGAGAGACGGACCAATAAAATGAAGGGAAAACAGGAAGAGAG AAAGGCAGAGATGAAGATGAGGCATGAGGAAATCAGAACGAAATATG GTCTCAGTGGGTCCAACCCATACTCCAAATTCTCCTGA